ATACAAAATAATTAATTCAACTAAATGGTTGAATTAAAGAGAAAAGAACAAGTTTTGGATCGGGTGTTTGCCGCTCTTGCGGACCATTCAAGAAGGCAAATGTTGTCTCGTCTGCGTAAAGGTTCTTTAAGCATTTCTGAACTCGCAGAGCCTTTTTCGATGTCCTTTGCTGGGGTAGCCAAACATATCGAAGTACTGACTGAAGCGCAACTGGTTCGGAAGGTGCGTGCGCCAGAGGATGGCCGAAGTTATCGTTTGGAGTTGCAAAATCAAACTCTGATTGAGGCAACCAATTGGATTACATATCATCAAGAGTTTTGGACTAACAAATTAGCGAAACTCGACGCATTTTTAGGGGAGAAGGAGAATGAACCAAAAGATTCTAAAAGTAGAAAGAAGAATTAATGCTGATCCAACAAAAGTATTTCAAGCATGGCTCAATGTTGAAGATTTTGCGCAATGGTTTTTGTCAGGAGAGGGAATAGGTATTGAATCTGTAACAATGGATCCAAGACCAGGTGGGAAATTTTTAATCAACATGAGCCTGGATGGTAAAATTCTTCCACATGAAGGAGAATACATTGTCATTGAAAAACCTCATAAGCTTGTTTTCACATGGCGCTCCCATGCTACCGAAAATCGAGATACACTGGTTACTGTTACTTTTAAAGAATTAAGAGATTTGAATGAAAAAAATTCAAAGGAAAATCAAAAATTTAATACGCTTGTGACTTTAATACATGAAGAACTGATCAGCGATATTCAAATCAAGATGCACAATCATGGTTGGACAAATATACTAGATAGTTTAAGCGGGTGGATCACTTAAACACTCAAGTATTTTATAAAGATAAAGAAAGTATTTTAGAATAGTAAAATAAAAATAGGGAGACCCATATGAATGGAATTTACCATAAAGTTGGAATGAGAGCTGGAGAAAAAGAGGTGATGGATGCACTTATCACAAAAACGGGACTAAGCAATTGGTGGACCAGGGAAGTGAACGGTAGTTTTGTTACTGGCGTATCCTCGGTCGGTGAGTCCATTCAGTTTGGATTTGGACATGGAAACGCAATTGAAATGAAAGTTCAGCAGTTAGAACCCAAACATTTGTTATGGGAATGTACCGCCGGTCCTGGTGATTGGATTGGTTCTCATATTGATTTTCAGTTGCATTCGGGAAAGGCACCAGATGGTGAAAGAATGACAATTCTTTATTTCCGTCATCAAGATTGGAAAGAGGAAACGGAGTTTACTGCTCATTGTAGTATGAAATGGGCAACTTTTTTGCTTAGTTTGAGGGATCTTGTAGAACTAGGAGTTGGTAAACCATCACCGGATGATATTAAGATTGATGATATGAATTAAGTATGATATAAGAAGGGTTTACGTAAAAAGACCCTTCTTATAAAATAAAACCAAGATGATTGTTTTTTCAGCTCCAACGAAGTAATAATATCTTTTGTATTAAATCCTAACCTAACTTATTTTAATTAAATTCAAAAATTGAATAATCTTATCCATTGATTTTTTCTTTGCCAAGCCAAAACACTTGTGCTTGAGATTAAAAAAAATATCATCATAAATGGTGCCGGTCCAACCTTATATTGTAAAAAACCTAAGTAAAGAATGATATTGATTATAATTGGTGAAAGAATTACTAAACCAAGGATAGTTGTTTTATTGAAGAGGATGAGTATACCGCCAAAAATTTCTAAAAATCCTACCAATTTCCATAAGTAACCAGTAGTGATAATGGCTCCGATAAAATTTGCAGCTTCTGGAGTCATCGGTGGCGTTGGCATAAACGCATAAAACTTGCTACATCCAAACAGAATAAAAACAATACCTAGTAACACTCTAAAACAAAAATCAATTCGTTTCATTTATTTGCCTCAATTTAGTTGTCTAGACAATTAAATTGCTCGGTTTAATGTTGTCAAATTATAATTGTTTGGACAACTAATCGGGTATATTAGAATCAATATAAAAATATGTTTTTACTAGATGATCAGATTGGTTTTAATTTGAATCGAGTTTCTCTTCTCTTTCGAAGAGAATTGATTCGTTGTCTACGGGAGTATCACTTGTCACCAGAGCAGTGGCAGGTATTGGCAATGTTATGGCAAAAGGAAGCTCTTAGTCAGAAGCAAATTATTGAATTGACGTTACAAGATGCTCCTTCTGCTTCCAAAATGATTGGTCGAATGGAGTTAGCTGGACTGATCCAAGTGGAGGTTTCGAAATTAGACAAAAGAGCGACTGTTATTCGTCTTTCTGCGAAAGGTCTGTCGTTAGAAAAAATTTTGCCTAAAAAAATCTTAAGTCACTTCGAACCGATACTAAGCTCGATACCTGAAAAAGATAGAAAAAGATTTTTAATTTTATTAAAACAATTTCGAAGAATTTTTGGCGATGATATCAAAAAGTAGATCTTATTTAGTTTCAGCCAAACAGTGTTTGCTCGTAGTCAAGATCATCTGTTATTATTTCACTTTGTTGGAACTGAGTAATTATATTTTTAATTTCTGATTCGGAGTTTTTTCCCGGATCAATCCATCGTTTTCGATTTTCTCTACGTATTACAATCGGTTGCCTGTGTTTATTGTCTCCATAGTTATGAATTTCGGCTGTTTTTTCATTAGCAACTTGCGTAACGATTGTGACCCATGTATTATCGTCTCCCGGATTGTATCCCCAAAGACCACCGAAATAGGAATCTTTATCAATAAATTCAATTTTAAATTTATGTTTTTTCCCGCTAAGTTGCATTTGCCATTCGAAATATGCGGACACTGGAATTAAACATCGATTAGCTGAATATTTTTTCCAAAGAGGAGAAGAGTAGATATGTTCAGATTGGGTAGTTGTTATTAATCGATTTGTAAATGATTGTTTAGTACCCCAAGTTCCAGAAGTTAGAATAGTTTTTTTATCCATTTGTCTTAAATACCAAAGAGTATCGTTTGGTTTTATTGCTAACCCAACCTTGTTAAATTTTTGGTATGTATCAACATAATGGTCTACGGGTGCCGAGAAATTTTCCCATTGAACTTTGAGGTCCTCGATACTAATCAATCTGTTTAAAAACAAATTTGACATTGTTTTGAATTAAACTCGGAGAGAACCTCGGAAACCTCTGACCGCATAATATGAATCAGCACCGTTATGGTATATAAAGACAGTACCATAGCGAAAATCTGCGAATAAGGCTCCACCAAGGTCTCTAATGTTTTGAGGTGTTAAGATCCAACTTGATGTTTTGGTATCGAAGTTTCCTAGTTTTTGTAAATCTTTATATTCTTCCTCTGATAATAATTTAATACCCATTTCTGCTGCCATATCTAAGGCATTACTTTTAGGTTTGTTTTCCTTTCTAGAATCAAGTGCTTTTCGATCATAACAAATACTTCTCCTATTCTTGGGAGTTTCTGCGGAACAATCATAGAAGATAAATTCATTTGTTTTTTTATCGTAACCAACAACGTCTGGTTCTCCTCCCGTATTTTCCATTTCATTGAGTGACCATAACTTATCGGGATTTGATTCCAGTTTACTATGTATCTTTCCCCATTCTAAATTATTATGGCGGTTTTTATTCTTTTCAAAACGAAGTTTTAATGTATTTATGATCTCTTCAGATTGTTTAGGAGATAATTTTTTTGTTTTACTCATAGGGCCGATTTTTTCCTGAATTTGTTCCGATTTGATTCTAAGAATTTATGGCCTGAAGTTTTTATGTCAATCCTAGTTCTCGAGTTATTTTCAAAAATAAAATCCTTTAATATTTTTTTTGAATTACTTCAGTTCATCACATATCCTTTGAATAATTGTCGAAGAGTTTATGAACGATGGGATTGTAATTACCATCAATTATTTGACAGAAAATTCTGTTTCCTTGTTTTAAATTGGTCATAACACTCTTACTTTTGAAGTAGCTGAATCACTAAACAAAAGCAAGAGAACTGGTCGCATTTGTTTTAGATTTTTCATATAAATTGTGGTTTATTGCGACTAACGAACTAGTATAAATAAAATTTCCCGGTCTGAGCCTCTGCAGGAGGCGCTGGCGTCGGTGCGACTTGTTGCGGAGCAAGAAGCGTGCCGGAAGGGAATTTGCCGAAGCGCAGCATTTCTACGCTGTTATGCGACGTTGCGGGGAGCGAGACGGATGTCGCCATCTTAGCTAAGTTTGTCTTTGATTCTTAAATATTCATCAGCTGTGATGATTTTAAAACCTTTGATTTTTTCAAGAGTAAGAAGATCCTTATCACCAGTAATAAGA
This genomic stretch from Leptospira congkakensis harbors:
- a CDS encoding ArsR/SmtB family transcription factor codes for the protein MVELKRKEQVLDRVFAALADHSRRQMLSRLRKGSLSISELAEPFSMSFAGVAKHIEVLTEAQLVRKVRAPEDGRSYRLELQNQTLIEATNWITYHQEFWTNKLAKLDAFLGEKENEPKDSKSRKKN
- a CDS encoding SRPBCC family protein, encoding MNQKILKVERRINADPTKVFQAWLNVEDFAQWFLSGEGIGIESVTMDPRPGGKFLINMSLDGKILPHEGEYIVIEKPHKLVFTWRSHATENRDTLVTVTFKELRDLNEKNSKENQKFNTLVTLIHEELISDIQIKMHNHGWTNILDSLSGWIT
- a CDS encoding SRPBCC domain-containing protein; translated protein: MNGIYHKVGMRAGEKEVMDALITKTGLSNWWTREVNGSFVTGVSSVGESIQFGFGHGNAIEMKVQQLEPKHLLWECTAGPGDWIGSHIDFQLHSGKAPDGERMTILYFRHQDWKEETEFTAHCSMKWATFLLSLRDLVELGVGKPSPDDIKIDDMN
- a CDS encoding DoxX family membrane protein, whose amino-acid sequence is MKRIDFCFRVLLGIVFILFGCSKFYAFMPTPPMTPEAANFIGAIITTGYLWKLVGFLEIFGGILILFNKTTILGLVILSPIIINIILYLGFLQYKVGPAPFMMIFFLISSTSVLAWQRKNQWIRLFNF
- a CDS encoding MarR family winged helix-turn-helix transcriptional regulator codes for the protein MSPEQWQVLAMLWQKEALSQKQIIELTLQDAPSASKMIGRMELAGLIQVEVSKLDKRATVIRLSAKGLSLEKILPKKILSHFEPILSSIPEKDRKRFLILLKQFRRIFGDDIKK
- a CDS encoding SOS response-associated peptidase family protein yields the protein MSNLFLNRLISIEDLKVQWENFSAPVDHYVDTYQKFNKVGLAIKPNDTLWYLRQMDKKTILTSGTWGTKQSFTNRLITTTQSEHIYSSPLWKKYSANRCLIPVSAYFEWQMQLSGKKHKFKIEFIDKDSYFGGLWGYNPGDDNTWVTIVTQVANEKTAEIHNYGDNKHRQPIVIRRENRKRWIDPGKNSESEIKNIITQFQQSEIITDDLDYEQTLFG
- a CDS encoding DUF4256 domain-containing protein, coding for MSKTKKLSPKQSEEIINTLKLRFEKNKNRHNNLEWGKIHSKLESNPDKLWSLNEMENTGGEPDVVGYDKKTNEFIFYDCSAETPKNRRSICYDRKALDSRKENKPKSNALDMAAEMGIKLLSEEEYKDLQKLGNFDTKTSSWILTPQNIRDLGGALFADFRYGTVFIYHNGADSYYAVRGFRGSLRV